The following coding sequences lie in one Babylonia areolata isolate BAREFJ2019XMU chromosome 7, ASM4173473v1, whole genome shotgun sequence genomic window:
- the LOC143284142 gene encoding uncharacterized protein LOC143284142 — MSEDMKKSLELKMAQMGAKMTPQLPVDFNLGFLKRSMDVLVEALMFNPTLLCSMVPVMLELIKHKYSGNVSSNSPVLTHVWYIRDCTQASQSSLKALQKTLDNSQSSKKDVDKCVQHLLEQLAMFLSISRRNVWFDCRLNTILKRWTQCPNGWKLLVSSLCTDLHKVEQKMRGPMRELITVTLCWIAHQCRLEKEKCPMWQLSPALLAELAEFREDFCTWYISDLERIGDSLNEKSQSGSEEQEQQSTSSRGNPLGGDAANTPEQKALEERFQQLLMRETSVRMKVLSLIQAKLKDKSQVFSVWRSICSTLMKINSER; from the exons ATGTCAGAGGATATGAAGAAAAGTCTGGAATTAAAAATGGCACAGATGGGTGCAAAAATGACCCCTCAGTTGCCGGTTGATTTCAACCTGGGTTTCCTCAAACGTTCCATGGATGTTCTTGTGGAG GCTTTAATGTTCAACCCTACCCTGCTGTGTTCCATGGTGCCAGTGATGCTTGAGTTAATCAAGCACAAATACAGTGGCAATGTTTCCAGTAATTCG CCTGTGCTGACCCATGTGTGGTACATCAGAGACTGCACCCAGGCATCTCAGAGCTCGTTGAAAGCCCTGCAGAAGACCCTGGACAACAGTCAGTCTTCTAAAAAGGATGTTGACAAATGTGTACAGCATCTCCTTGAACAGCTGGCCATGTTCTTGTCAATTTCACGGCGCAATGTGTG GTTTGACTGCAGATTGAACACCATTCTAAAAAGATGGACACAGTGCCCGAACGGATGG AAACTGCTTGTTTCCAGCTTGTGCACTGATCTGCACAAAGTTGAACAAAAGATGAGGGGTCCCATGCGTGAGCTGATTACTGTGACGTTGTGCTGGATTGCCCATCAGTGTCGGCTTGAGAAAGAGAAGTG TCCTATGTGGCAGTTGTCGCCAGCACTGCTAGCAGAGCTGGCAGAGTTCCGTGAGGATTTCTGCACGTGGTACATCAGCGATCTGGAACGCATTGGTGATAGTCTCAATGAAAAATCACAGAGCGGCAGTGAAGAGCAAGAACAGCAAAGTACTAGCAGCAGAGGAAATCCTTTGGG TGGAGACGCAGCAAACACCCCAGAGCAGAAGGCACTGGAAGAACGTTTTCAGCAGCTACTCATGAGGGAAACGTCAGTTAGGATGAAAGTTCTGAGTCTGATCCAAGCCAAGCTGAAAGACAAGAGTCAAGTGTTCAGCGTCTGGCGTTCCATCTGCTCTACTTTGATGAAGATTAATTCTGAGAGATAA